The Mangifera indica cultivar Alphonso chromosome 8, CATAS_Mindica_2.1, whole genome shotgun sequence genome has a window encoding:
- the LOC123222895 gene encoding EID1-like F-box protein 3: protein MSENKRLKTNNPTPDSGESPLLNESILLLIFKSIKWDIHVLCLTASLNQKLRAIAERLLWRKLCTNRAPRMVNALSNGAPNSRINGGWNALGKLLFFCCGCESTRHFQLSQRLSGHFVKSSRFSKTSGRSFLPKKCRGDLLYVSDPCEHPLGDRDDDVGIFRGVFREFMKSKTRACLIRRQVEFAESVRCPYCGARVWSMTTAQLIPKSAARRLGTYDGGLEYFVCLYGHLHGTCWLVPLSSDEDRCDDEEGGNSGDDCDEGLADDDDNRTV from the coding sequence ATGAGTGAAAACAAGAGACTTAAAACAAACAACCCGACTCCTGACTCTGGCGAGTCGCCTTTGCTCAACGAGAGCATTCTTTTACTCAtcttcaaatcaataaaatggGACATTCACGTCCTTTGCTTGACCGCCTCCCTGAACCAGAAGCTCCGGGCGATCGCAGAGCGTCTTCTCTGGCGGAAACTCTGCACGAATCGCGCGCCGCGCATGGTAAATGCATTATCTAACGGAGCCCCTAACAGCCGTATTAACGGTGGATGGAACGCGCTAGGTAAGCTATTGTTTTTCTGTTGTGGATGTGAATCCACTCGTCATTTCCAGCTGAGTCAACGATTGTCGGGTCATTTCGTTAAATCATCCCGGTTTTCAAAAACTTCGGGTCGGAGCTTTTTACCGAAAAAATGTCGAGGCGATTTGCTGTATGTAAGCGACCCCTGTGAGCATCCACTAGGGGATAGGGATGACGACGTGGGAATTTTCCGAGGGGTATTTCGGGAATTTATGAAATCCAAGACTAGAGCGTGTTTGATCCGACGGCAGGTGGAGTTCGCGGAGAGCGTGAGATGTCCTTACTGTGGGGCCCGTGTATGGAGCATGACAACTGCTCAGCTTATCCCTAAGAGTGCGGCACGGCGGCTGGGTACGTATGACGGTGGGTTAGAGTATTTTGTGTGTTTATATGGGCACTTACACGGGACATGTTGGCTGGTACCACTGTCGTCTGATGAAGATCGTTGCGACGATGAAGAGGGCGGCAACAGTGGTGATGATTGTGATGAAGGTCTTGCTGATGATGATGACAATCGGACGGTTTAA